In Candidatus Eremiobacteraceae bacterium, the following proteins share a genomic window:
- the mtnA gene encoding S-methyl-5-thioribose-1-phosphate isomerase has translation MRVAPPHIEYVGGILQIIDQTLLPGETVVIKLRTVPKLIEAIRALRIRGAPAIGIAGAYGMCIGAKAASGVARNADDFFKALDEAGAALSAARPTAVNLSWAVAKIVQHARERSDAGESLIRVVTSMEEFARAIHADDIATCRLIGDAGAALLSSGSVVLTHCNTGTLATGGYGTALGIVRSAWRMGVLKNVLVGETRPLLQGARLTVWELGRDGIPYTLITDSMAAHFMQRGEVNAVVVGADRIARNGDFANKIGTYGLAVLANAHSIPLYVAAPRSTFDSAIASGDEINLEQRNPIEVLEFAGVRVAPAGASAFNPAFDVTPGKLVTAFVMESGVLRPPYAQSIASFEFAQVAPA, from the coding sequence GTGCGCGTAGCACCGCCCCACATTGAATACGTCGGCGGCATCCTCCAGATCATAGACCAGACACTTTTACCCGGCGAAACAGTTGTGATCAAGCTGCGCACCGTGCCGAAGCTGATCGAGGCGATTCGAGCGCTGCGCATTCGCGGCGCGCCGGCCATCGGCATCGCAGGCGCCTACGGCATGTGCATCGGCGCAAAGGCCGCGAGCGGCGTCGCGCGCAACGCAGATGATTTCTTCAAGGCGTTGGATGAAGCAGGAGCCGCGCTTTCGGCAGCGAGGCCGACGGCCGTCAACCTCTCATGGGCCGTCGCGAAGATCGTGCAGCACGCGCGCGAACGGAGCGACGCGGGCGAAAGTCTCATCCGAGTGGTGACTTCAATGGAAGAGTTTGCCCGCGCCATCCACGCCGACGATATCGCCACTTGCCGTTTGATCGGCGACGCCGGCGCCGCGCTGCTCTCGAGCGGTTCCGTCGTGCTCACGCACTGCAACACCGGTACGCTGGCCACCGGCGGTTACGGCACCGCTCTCGGCATCGTCCGCTCGGCGTGGCGCATGGGTGTGCTGAAGAACGTGCTCGTCGGCGAGACGAGGCCGCTTCTCCAAGGCGCGCGATTGACCGTATGGGAGCTCGGCCGCGACGGCATACCCTACACGCTGATCACCGACTCGATGGCCGCGCATTTCATGCAGCGAGGCGAGGTGAACGCTGTGGTCGTCGGCGCCGACCGCATCGCCCGCAACGGCGACTTCGCCAACAAGATCGGCACGTATGGGCTGGCCGTCCTGGCAAATGCTCATTCGATACCACTCTACGTCGCGGCGCCGCGTTCGACATTCGATAGCGCCATCGCGTCGGGCGACGAGATCAACCTGGAGCAGCGGAACCCGATCGAAGTGCTCGAGTTCGCCGGCGTGCGGGTCGCGCCGGCAGGCGCAAGCGCTTTTAATCCTGCGTTTGATGTGACGCCCGGAAAACTCGTGACCGCGTTTGTGATGGAATCGGGCGTTTTGCGGCCGCCGTACGCGCAGTCCATCGCTTCCTTCGAATTCGCGCAGGTCGCCCCGGCGTGA
- a CDS encoding aspartate aminotransferase family protein, which produces MATVSAGRNAARKARYLMECQRTYFREPLTLVSGRGAYVTDDAGRQYLDFFAGIAVLLVGHSHPKVNAAVHDQIDKLTHTSTLYLTEPMLDLAERIVEAAPAGLDKVFFGNSGTEANEVAAALARHFTGAKDFIALDHAYHGRSMWTIGVSGLAAYRNFGAEPQHVAFAPNAYCYRCPLQLTYPSCGIACAKAIEDVIATQTSGGVAAFYAETIQGVGGIITPPPEYYTVVKEILDRHGILFIADEVQTAWGRLGRSMFGISDWGVTPDIVTSAKGLGNGFPISIVIARREVADAYKGPHINTFGGNPVSARAALATLEIVEEDGLAANAQRMGARLMDGLRELALRRPLIGDVRGRGLMIGVELVRDRATKEPAGAATEAVVDACRDAGLLVGRGGVHGSVIRIQPPLIITSAQVDDALAMFDTALAAAELVYPCA; this is translated from the coding sequence ATGGCCACGGTGTCCGCCGGCCGCAACGCAGCCCGCAAAGCGCGGTATCTCATGGAGTGCCAGCGGACCTACTTCCGCGAGCCGCTCACCCTCGTGTCCGGCCGCGGCGCCTACGTCACGGACGATGCGGGTCGACAGTATCTGGATTTCTTCGCGGGCATTGCTGTGCTGCTCGTCGGCCACTCGCATCCGAAAGTTAACGCAGCCGTTCACGATCAAATCGACAAGCTGACGCACACCTCCACGCTCTATCTCACCGAGCCGATGCTCGATCTCGCCGAGCGGATCGTCGAAGCCGCACCGGCAGGGTTGGACAAAGTCTTCTTCGGCAATTCCGGCACGGAAGCCAACGAGGTCGCGGCGGCCCTCGCGCGCCACTTCACCGGCGCGAAGGATTTCATCGCACTCGACCACGCCTATCATGGCCGGTCGATGTGGACGATCGGCGTGAGCGGTCTGGCCGCCTATCGCAATTTCGGCGCCGAACCACAACATGTCGCATTCGCGCCCAATGCGTACTGTTATCGCTGCCCGCTGCAGTTGACCTATCCATCGTGCGGCATCGCATGCGCAAAGGCCATCGAGGATGTCATCGCAACGCAGACTTCCGGCGGCGTGGCCGCGTTCTACGCCGAAACCATTCAAGGCGTCGGCGGCATCATCACCCCGCCGCCCGAATACTACACCGTCGTCAAAGAGATACTCGACCGGCACGGCATCCTCTTCATCGCCGACGAGGTGCAGACCGCGTGGGGCCGGCTCGGCCGCAGCATGTTCGGCATCAGCGACTGGGGCGTTACCCCAGACATCGTGACCTCCGCAAAGGGGCTCGGCAACGGTTTTCCGATCTCGATCGTGATCGCCCGGCGCGAAGTGGCCGACGCGTATAAAGGACCGCACATCAACACGTTCGGCGGCAATCCGGTTTCGGCGCGCGCCGCGCTGGCCACGCTCGAGATCGTCGAAGAAGACGGACTTGCGGCCAACGCTCAGCGGATGGGTGCGCGGCTCATGGATGGCCTGAGAGAGCTCGCGCTTCGACGTCCGCTGATCGGCGACGTGCGTGGCCGCGGTCTGATGATCGGGGTGGAACTCGTTCGGGATCGCGCCACTAAGGAACCGGCGGGCGCCGCCACAGAAGCAGTGGTCGATGCGTGCCGCGACGCGGGGCTGCTGGTCGGACGCGGGGGCGTCCACGGCAGCGTGATCCGCATCCAACCGCCGCTCATCATCACGAGTGCGCAAGTAGACGACGCACTCGCCATGTTCGACACGGCGTTGGCGGCCGCCGAACTGGTCTATCCGTGCGCGTAG
- a CDS encoding M48 family metalloprotease, whose protein sequence is MTPESLFKGPESLRWRSEHRALWLTLIFAPTTVGLVGFVLREQLTGQQIAFFIVAAMVYVSVARGRLLGTSIRLHERQLPAVYAVAARCARDLGMRMPNIFVREDQYTCVTSMGLGEPYSIVISSTWLPHLDDDELAFLIGRELGHIAAGHSRITSLFSASGRENPFVSIVFGAWLRRTEYTADRVGLLCCGSIEAASRAVFTCAFHQVSKKVDYTAFIDQRVELQSDPTLRLGELLGQEPYATNRLRELETFAATPLYGSWRARLAAQRESALNADLATVQPARGTRVDKEALAGNWLRAAAFGLDWIIVSAIVSSGKVLKVDVSGTSGGKHVATSDMGALSLQQYGVDWLNSHLPLFQSALPDAVGFACVFLYAAVLVALVGRTFGMMVLGLRVVRPDYRRVGAGRAAWRYLVTFFSLAMVLPAIGYLWRPSFQDRITGTRVVRGSFAP, encoded by the coding sequence ATGACTCCCGAATCGCTCTTCAAAGGGCCAGAATCGCTGCGCTGGCGCAGCGAGCATCGCGCGCTGTGGCTGACGCTCATCTTCGCGCCCACGACGGTCGGCCTCGTGGGCTTCGTGCTGCGCGAACAGCTCACCGGTCAGCAAATCGCCTTTTTCATCGTCGCCGCGATGGTCTACGTGTCGGTCGCTCGCGGGCGGCTGCTCGGCACAAGCATTCGCCTGCACGAACGGCAGCTACCCGCCGTCTACGCCGTCGCCGCCCGGTGCGCGCGCGATCTTGGCATGCGAATGCCGAACATCTTCGTTCGCGAGGACCAGTACACGTGCGTCACCTCCATGGGATTGGGTGAACCATATTCGATCGTCATCTCAAGCACGTGGCTACCCCATCTCGACGATGATGAGCTGGCATTCCTCATCGGCCGCGAGCTCGGCCACATCGCGGCCGGCCACTCGCGCATCACGTCGCTTTTCAGCGCGTCCGGCAGAGAGAATCCGTTCGTATCGATCGTCTTCGGCGCGTGGCTGCGGCGAACCGAATACACCGCGGACCGCGTCGGTTTGCTGTGCTGCGGTTCCATTGAAGCCGCATCGCGTGCCGTGTTCACGTGCGCGTTCCATCAGGTCTCGAAGAAAGTCGACTACACGGCGTTCATAGATCAACGCGTCGAATTGCAGTCGGATCCGACTCTCAGACTCGGTGAGCTTCTCGGGCAAGAACCGTATGCGACTAACCGCCTTCGCGAGCTGGAGACATTTGCCGCGACGCCGCTCTACGGTTCGTGGCGCGCGCGGTTGGCTGCTCAGCGCGAATCCGCTCTGAACGCCGACCTGGCCACTGTGCAACCGGCGCGAGGCACGCGAGTTGACAAAGAGGCGCTTGCAGGCAATTGGCTTCGCGCCGCGGCCTTTGGATTGGATTGGATCATCGTCAGCGCGATCGTCAGCTCCGGCAAAGTGCTCAAAGTGGACGTCAGCGGCACGTCCGGCGGGAAGCACGTCGCGACGTCCGACATGGGCGCGTTGTCGCTGCAGCAATATGGAGTCGACTGGCTGAATTCGCATCTGCCGCTTTTCCAGTCGGCGCTTCCGGATGCTGTCGGCTTTGCGTGCGTGTTCTTATACGCGGCGGTGCTCGTGGCGCTCGTCGGACGTACGTTCGGCATGATGGTGCTCGGCTTGCGCGTGGTGCGCCCGGACTATCGCCGCGTGGGAGCGGGCCGCGCCGCGTGGCGTTATCTCGTCACGTTCTTTTCACTCGCTATGGTCCTGCCCGCGATCGGCTACTTGTGGCGGCCCTCTTTTCAGGACCGGATCACCGGCACGCGCGTCGTACGAGGTTCGTTCGCGCCGTAA